One Triticum dicoccoides isolate Atlit2015 ecotype Zavitan chromosome 4B, WEW_v2.0, whole genome shotgun sequence genomic window carries:
- the LOC119291859 gene encoding benzoate--CoA ligase, peroxisomal-like, translating into MDQLPKLAANYAPLSPVGFLPRANAVYGDRASLVYGRVRFTWSQTHERCRRLASSLLLTLGVRKNDVVSVLAPNVPALYEMHFAVPMAGAVLNTVNTRLDAAAVAAILRHAEAKLFFVDYDYVRLASDALQLLAAAGAPVPLVSVIDDLDRPTGVRLGELEYEALVAHGDPTVELPQLQDEWDAVTLNYTSGTTSAPKGVVYSHRGAYLSTTSLLMSWEVGTEPVYLWTLPMFHCNGWTFTWGMAARGGVNVCIRENRATEVYRAISRYGVTHMCCAPVVFNILLEGGDATARLAKPVNVLTGGAPPPAALLERVEKIGFNVTHAYGLTEATGPALACEWRAQWDNLPISERARLKARQGVSVLSLADADVVTDDDAMVRVPRDGKTLGEIVLRGSSIMKGYLNNPEANAQAFRGGWFMTGDVGVVHPDGYIEIKDRSKDVIISGGENICSKEVEEALFRHPAVADAAVVAMPHAHWGETPCAFVVAKDKAAGVCEDDVMAFCRKRMSRFMVPKKVVVWDVLPRNALGKVEKVKLREEARKLVPTVAVAPPAQKTKGKATKVGGGRRDEHPVEQVMAMSRL; encoded by the coding sequence ATGGACCAGCTCCCCAAGCTCGCGGCCAACTACGCGCCCCTCAGCCCGGTGGGCTTCCTGCCGCGCGCCAATGCCGTCTACGGCGACCGCGCCTCCCTCGTCTACGGCCGCGTGCGCTTCACCTGGAGCCAGACCCACGAAcgctgccgccgcctcgcctcctccCTGCTCCTCACCCTCGGCGTCCGCAAGAACGACGTGGTCTCCGTGCTCGCGCCCAACGTGCCGGCCCTCTACGAGATGCACTTCGCGGTGCCCATGGCCGGCGCCGTCCTCAACACCGTCAACAcccgcctcgacgccgccgccgtcgccgccatcctgCGCCACGCCGAGGCCAAGCTCTTCTTCGTCGACTACGACTACGTGCGCCTCGCCAGCGACGCGCTCCAGCTGCTCGCTGCTGCCGGCGCGCCCGTCCCGCTCGTCTCCGTCATCGACGACCTCGACCGCCCCACCGGCGTCCGCCTCGGCGAGCTCGAGTACGAGGCGCTCGTCGCGCACGGTGATCCCACGGTGGAGCTCCCGCAGCTCCAGGACGAGTGGGACGCGGTGACGCTGAACTATACCTCCGGCACCACGTCCGCGCCGAAAGGCGTGGTCTACAGCCACCGCGGCGCGTACCTGAGCACCACCAGTTTGCTCATGTCCTGGGAGGTGGGCACCGAGCCGGTCTACCTCTGGACGCTCCCCATGTTCCACTGCAACGGCTGGACCTTCACCTGGGGCATGGCGGCCCGCGGCGGCGTCAACGTCTGCATCCGCGAGAACCGCGCCACCGAGGTCTACCGTGCCATCTCCCGCTACGGAGTCACCCACATGTGCTGCGCGCCCGTCGTGTTCAACATCCTGCTCGAGGGCGGCGACGCCACCGCGCGGCTCGCCAAGCCCGTCAACGTCCTCACCGGCGGCGCCCCGCCGCCGGCCGCGCTGCTGGAGCGCGTCGAGAAAATCGGCTTCAACGTGACGCACGCCTACGGGCTCACCGAGGCCACGGGCCCCGCGCTGGCGTGCGAGTGGCGCGCCCAGTGGGACAACCTGCCGATCTCGGAGCGCGCGCGGCTCAAGGCCCGGCAGGGCGTCAGCGTCCTGTCACTCGCTGACGCCGACGTCGTCACCGACGACGACGCGATGGTCAGGGTGCCCCGCGACGGGAAGACACTGGGCGAGATCGTGCTCCGAGGCAGCAGCATCATGAAGGGATACCTCAACAACCCGGAGGCGAACGCGCAGGCGTTCAGGGGCGGGTGGTTCATGACGGGTGACGTCGGCGTGGTGCACCCGGACGGGTACATCGAGATCAAGGACAGGTCCAAGGACGTGATCATCTCCGGCGGCGAGAACATCTGCAgcaaggaggtggaggaggcgctgTTCCGGCACCCGGCCGTGGCCGACGCGGCGGTGGTGGCCATGCCGCACGCGCACTGGGGCGAGACGCCGTGCGCGTTCGTCGTGGCCAAGGACAAGGCGGCCGGGGTCTGCGAGGACGACGTGATGGCGTTCTGCCGCAAGCGCATGTCGCGCTTCATGGTGCCCAAGAAGGTCGTGGTCTGGGACGTCCTCCCGAGGAACGCGCTCGGCAAGGTCGAGAAGGTGAAGCTACGGGAGGAGGCCCGGAAGCTGGTGCCGACCGTGGCAGTGGCGCCGCCGGCACAGAAGACGAAGGGGAAGGCGACAAaggtcggcggcgggcggcgggacgAGCACCCGGTGGAGCAAGTCATGGCCATGTCAAGGCTATAG